The genomic DNA AATCAAATGCCAAAACTTATATTCGTATGCATACTTTTTTTCGTACTAGTTGAAAAAGTATACTAAGTAACCACTGGACCAAGTGCCGACTCACTTGGTCTTTTTTAATAGATGAGAAAGAGTATGTAAAAGTAGCTTAAAAAATGAGATTATATAATATCGTTTAATCTATAGTTAATAAGTTCTATCTTTGCCCCGTTTATAAATCTATTTAATTCTTCTAGATGAGAGATTAAGCTCTCTTTACTAGGTCCACCTAAGGACTTTCTTTTTTCAACACAATTTTTGATAGCTATTGTTTCATATATATCCCCACTAAAAATATATGAAAACTCTTTATATTTTTCAATTGATAAAGTCTCTAAGTTTAAACCATTATCAATGCAATAGCTAACAATTCCCCCTGTTATTTTGTAGGCTTCTCTAAAACTCAATCCCCTAACTGTTAGATAGTCAGCAACGTCAGTGGCATTAATAAACCCGTCGTTGCAAGCTAAAAGTAAAACCTCATCTTTCACTTTTAGTGTTTTAACCATTCCAACAAATACTTGTAAACACCCCTTTACAGTATCCACAGCATCAAAGAAAACCTCTTTATCCTCTTGCATATCTTTATTGTATGCTAAAGGAATCCCCTTCATAGTTGTTAAAAGTGCCATTAAATCCCCATAAACTCTACCAGTTTTCCCCCTAACTAATTCAGCAGCATCAGGATTTTTCTTTTGTGGCATAATGCTACTTCCAGTAGAAAATGCATCACTTAGTTCAATATATCCAAAGTCATTAGAACTATATATGATAATCTCCTCAGAAAATCTAGAAAGATGCATCATAATTATAGAAAGAGCAGACATGATTTCAATTAAGTAATCGCGATCACTAACTCCATCTAAAGAGTTTAAAGTAGGTCCCCTAAAACCTAAAATTTTTGCTGTAAATTCTCTATCAATTGGATAAGTTGTTCCAGCTAAAGCTGCACATCCAAGAGGAGAGTAATCAAGTAACTCAAAAGCATTATTCAAACGTATAAAATCTCTTTTAAACATCTCTGAATAAGCCAACATATAGTGTCCAAAAGATATTGGTTGAGCTTTTTGAAGATGAGTAAAACCAGGCATATATGTTTCTAAATGTTTCTCCCCTAGCTGCGTTGTAGTTTCAATTAATTCAAGTAAAAAAGATTGAATTTTTTTAACCTCATCCTTTGTAAAAAGTCTCATATCAAGAGCTACTTGATCATTTCGACTACGTCCTGTATGTAGTTTTTTTCCCACATCTCCAATTCTATCAATCAATATTTTTTCAATATTCATATGAATATCTTCATAAGTTGTAGAAAAATTAATTTCTCCATTTTCAATATCATCTAAAATTTCTAAAAGTGTTTTTTCAATGAGTTCCCCATCATCTTTAGAGATTATATCCATTTTAGAAAGACCTCTAACATGAGCAATACTACCAATAATATCGTATCTGTATAGTCTTTTATCAAATTGAATAGATGAGTGAAAATCTAAAATTAATTCGCTTGCTGCTTCTTTGAATCTTCCTGAAAAGTATTGCATTGTTCCTCTCCTTTATACCCCTTGTTTTTCATAAATAATTTTATTCCTATTAAAATTCCAACTTGTGAAAAAATTGCAAGAATAATTAAAGAACTATTTTGTGTGAAGCCTCCAATTAAAAATACAGATATTGCTAAAAAAGCATTGACTAAAGCGTAAGGAGTTTGTGTTTTCACATGATTTATGTGGTCACAACCAGCTCCTGCTGAAGAAAGTATTGTTGTATCTGAAATTGGAGAAACATGGTCTCCAAATAATCCACCAGAAAGAATAGCTCCAATAGTCACATAAAGTGGAGCATTAAAAGTTATAGCCATAGGTATAACTAAAGGAATCATAATACTGTAAGTTCCCCAAGAGCTTCCAGTTGAAAAAGAGATAATAGCTCCAAAAATAAAGGCTATAGCTGGTATAAATCCAGAATTAATATCAAGAGTCTTAAGGAAGCTAATTAAGAACTGATCAGCACCTAAGTCTTTGTTTATAACTCCTAATGACCAAGCTAAGATAAGTATTATGACTATTTCACTCATTTTTTTCATACCATTTAAATAGATAGAAAAAATCTCTTTAAATGTTTTGCTTTTATAAAAAATCATAAGCCCCATTAAAACTAACGCAGCATATAGATATCCACTTGTTAAAGCAGCTCTAAATGCACTTCCAGAAACTCTAGAAGTTATAAAAGATACTCCAAGCATTGAAAATAAAGTTCCCAAAAGAACTAAAATTGGAACCCAAACAAAAGACCCTTTAGCATTTTCAACACGGTACTTAGAGGTATCTATTTGAAATTCACTTTCATCAAGTGGGTTATTTTCAAAAGTTTTCATAGGTCCAAAATCTAGTTTTAATAGAGTTAAAATTGGAATAATAGTCAGTGCAAGTATTGGATAAACATTAAAAGGTATTGATTTCACAAAACTTTCGTAGTCTGAAAGAGAGAGATTTAAAAGTTCAAACTCTTTTTGTAAAAGTCCAATAATGAAAACACCCCATCCAATAAATGGAACTAAAACTGCTACAGGTGAAGAAGTAGAATCTAATATAAAAGCTAACTTTTCTTTGGAAAGCTTAAGTCTTTTAAAAAATGGGCTAAATATAGGTCCTACAATCAATGGAGTTCCAAGATCTGAGAAAAATATCATAATCCCTGTGAAATAAGCTAAAAGTTGAGCTTTAGTTTTAGAGTTAATATGATTTTTAAAACTTTCAGCAAAGGCGTAAGCTCCTCCAGACATCATCATAAGTTCAATGAATCCCCCAATAAAAATCATAAGAATAATAACTCCAGCGTTATAGCTGTCTGTAAGCTGATTAATAAAATATTTTCCAACTAGAGCTTTAGTAGTTTCTAAAGGGTTATACCCATTTAAAATAAAAATACCACAAAAGACACTAGAAAAAAGAGATAAAACAACATTTTTTGTTTTGATAGATAAAAAAACTGCAATTAAAATTGGAATGATAGATAAAACCCCGTATGAAACCATATTAAATCCTCCTATATTCAGTAAAAAATTACTACCCCAAAAGAAAAGGCATACCAAAAATGGTATGCCGTAGAGAACTTAATTTAAAATTAATAAGCGTATTGTTATGGCAGCGTCACAATACTTAATCCACAGGATCATAACATCATCGCCGTCGGCCTTAGGCTCCGTATATGGAAGTGAACTAACCTCTATTTTGTTTTGTTAAGAGTGAGTATACATATTTATTTCAAAATTGTCAAACTATTTTGAAAAAAATTTATTGGAAATTTGTTAAAACTCCAATTATCATGAAGATAGAACCTAGAACAAATAGAACTCCTTGGAATTTTATTTGTTGTTTTGCCCAAACTCCCCACTCAATTTTTGCAATTCCTAAAATAGCCATTAAAATCCCTGATGTAGGAACAAACATATTTGTAAATCCATCTCCAAGTTGGAAAGCTAAAACAGCAACCTGTCTAGGAACTCCAACTAAATCTGAAAGTGGAGCCATGATAGGCATAGTAAGAGCAGCTTGTCCAGAACCAGAAACAACAAAGAAGTTGAAAACTGATTGGAAGAAATACATTGCTATAGCAGAAATTGAAGCGTGTAAATGACTTAAAATTCCAGCTACTGAGTTTAAAACAGTATTTAAAACAGTAGGAGTTCCAGCATCTACTCCACCTAAAACAAGTACAATACCTTTAGCCATACCAACAACCATAGCAGCACCAATAAGATCTTCAGCACCTTTTCTAAAAGAGATAGCAATATCATTGACATTCATATTATTAAGTTTGAAGACAACACCAATAATTCCTGAAATTACTCCCATAATAGTGAATTGAGCTGCAATTTCTGGTAAGTAGTATCCGTGGAAAACAACTCCCCAAACAATCCAAGACATTCCTAAAAAGATTGTTAAAAATACTAATTTATGTCCAAATTTGAATTCTAAATCTTCAGCTTCATCAGCTTTAAAATCATCTCTGAAGAATTTATCAGTTTCATACGATATAGAAAGCTCAGGATTAGCCTTGATTTTCTTAGCATATTTCATAGTGTAAACAATACCAAAAGCTGTAAAGAATACCCACATAACTATTCTAAACATAGCTCCAGAAAGTACAGGAACTCCTGCAACACCCTGAGCAATTGCCACACTAAATGGATTCATCCAAGAAGTAGCAAATCCAATTTGAGTAGATATATAACACATGAAAATTCCAGTGATAGAGTCATATCCCATTCCAACAACTATTGGTATAAGAATCATAGCAAAAGGAATAGCTTCCTCTCCCATACCAAAAACTGCTCCTCCTAGAGAGAATAAAAGGAATACTAAAGGGATTAATAAAGCTTCAGATCCTTTTGTCTTTTTAATCATATTTAAAATACCAGCTTCAACAGCTTTAGTTTTTAAGATAATACCAAAAGCTCCACCAGTTATAAGAATAAAAGCGATGATTCCAACAGCAGTTCCCCATTTATCTCCACTAACTAATC from Candidatus Cetobacterium colombiensis includes the following:
- the argH gene encoding argininosuccinate lyase; this translates as MQYFSGRFKEAASELILDFHSSIQFDKRLYRYDIIGSIAHVRGLSKMDIISKDDGELIEKTLLEILDDIENGEINFSTTYEDIHMNIEKILIDRIGDVGKKLHTGRSRNDQVALDMRLFTKDEVKKIQSFLLELIETTTQLGEKHLETYMPGFTHLQKAQPISFGHYMLAYSEMFKRDFIRLNNAFELLDYSPLGCAALAGTTYPIDREFTAKILGFRGPTLNSLDGVSDRDYLIEIMSALSIIMMHLSRFSEEIIIYSSNDFGYIELSDAFSTGSSIMPQKKNPDAAELVRGKTGRVYGDLMALLTTMKGIPLAYNKDMQEDKEVFFDAVDTVKGCLQVFVGMVKTLKVKDEVLLLACNDGFINATDVADYLTVRGLSFREAYKITGGIVSYCIDNGLNLETLSIEKYKEFSYIFSGDIYETIAIKNCVEKRKSLGGPSKESLISHLEELNRFINGAKIELINYRLNDII
- a CDS encoding Na+/H+ antiporter NhaC family protein, coding for MVSYGVLSIIPILIAVFLSIKTKNVVLSLFSSVFCGIFILNGYNPLETTKALVGKYFINQLTDSYNAGVIILMIFIGGFIELMMMSGGAYAFAESFKNHINSKTKAQLLAYFTGIMIFFSDLGTPLIVGPIFSPFFKRLKLSKEKLAFILDSTSSPVAVLVPFIGWGVFIIGLLQKEFELLNLSLSDYESFVKSIPFNVYPILALTIIPILTLLKLDFGPMKTFENNPLDESEFQIDTSKYRVENAKGSFVWVPILVLLGTLFSMLGVSFITSRVSGSAFRAALTSGYLYAALVLMGLMIFYKSKTFKEIFSIYLNGMKKMSEIVIILILAWSLGVINKDLGADQFLISFLKTLDINSGFIPAIAFIFGAIISFSTGSSWGTYSIMIPLVIPMAITFNAPLYVTIGAILSGGLFGDHVSPISDTTILSSAGAGCDHINHVKTQTPYALVNAFLAISVFLIGGFTQNSSLIILAIFSQVGILIGIKLFMKNKGYKGEEQCNTFQEDSKKQQAN
- the yfcC gene encoding putative basic amino acid antiporter YfcC translates to MKKKIRIPDTYVIIFFVVVFAAILTYLIPVGSFTMEKIQYATETGMKTRTVPVPGSFKYALNDLGQPLVQGVPIFAAGGDMSVTNYIFEGLVSGDKWGTAVGIIAFILITGGAFGIILKTKAVEAGILNMIKKTKGSEALLIPLVFLLFSLGGAVFGMGEEAIPFAMILIPIVVGMGYDSITGIFMCYISTQIGFATSWMNPFSVAIAQGVAGVPVLSGAMFRIVMWVFFTAFGIVYTMKYAKKIKANPELSISYETDKFFRDDFKADEAEDLEFKFGHKLVFLTIFLGMSWIVWGVVFHGYYLPEIAAQFTIMGVISGIIGVVFKLNNMNVNDIAISFRKGAEDLIGAAMVVGMAKGIVLVLGGVDAGTPTVLNTVLNSVAGILSHLHASISAIAMYFFQSVFNFFVVSGSGQAALTMPIMAPLSDLVGVPRQVAVLAFQLGDGFTNMFVPTSGILMAILGIAKIEWGVWAKQQIKFQGVLFVLGSIFMIIGVLTNFQ